In the Sus scrofa isolate TJ Tabasco breed Duroc chromosome 7, Sscrofa11.1, whole genome shotgun sequence genome, one interval contains:
- the LOC100156766 gene encoding olfactory receptor 4F3/4F16/4F29 — protein sequence MDGWNHSVVSEFVFLGLTDSWEIQLLLLVFSSVLYLASMTGNILIVFSVTTDPHLHSPMYFLLAGLSFTDLGACSVTSPKMIYDLFRKCKVISFGGCIAQIFFIHVVGGVEMVLLIAMAFDRYVAICKPLHYQTIMSPRMCLLFLAAAWALGVSHSLFQLAFVVNLPFCGPNVLDSFYCDLPRLVRLACMDTYRLQFMVTVNSGFICVGSFFTLLISYIFILFTVWKHSSGGSSKALSTLSAHVTVVLLFFGPTLFVYTWPHPNSQMDKFLALSDTVLTPFLNPVIYTFRNKEMKAAMKRVCKQLVMYRKISQMLC from the coding sequence atggatggatggaatCACTCAGTTGTGTCTGAGTTTGTGTTTCTGGGACTCACTGATTCATGGGAGATCCAGCTTCTCCTCCTGGTGTTCTCCTCTGTGCTCTATTTGGCAAGCATGACTGGAAACATCCTCATTGTGTTTTCTGTGACCACTGATCCTCACTTACATTCCCCCATGTACTTCCTACTGGCCGGTCTCTCCTTCACTGACTTGGGTGCCTGCTCTGTCACCTCACCCAAGATGATCTACGACCTTTTCAGAAAGTGTAAAGTCATCTCCTTTGGAGGCTGCATTGCTCAGATCttcttcatccatgttgttggggGTGTGGAGATGGTGCTGCTCATCGCCATGGCCTTTGACAGATATGTTGCCATATGTAAGCCTCTCCACTACCAGACCATCATGAGCCCACGAATGTGCCTTTTGTTTCTGGCTGCTGCCTGGGCCCTTGGTGTCAGCCACTCACTGTTCCAGTTAGCATTTGTTGTTAATTTACCCTTCTGTGGCCCTAATGTATTGGACAGCTTTTACTGTGACCTTCCTCGGCTCGTCAGACTGGCCTGTATGGATACTTACAGACTGCAGTTCATGGTCACTGTCAATAGTGGGTTTATCTGTGTCGGTTCCTTCTTCACACTCCTCATCTCCTACATCTTCATCCTGTTTACGGTTTGGAAACATTCCTCAGGTGGTTCATCCAAGGCTCTCTCCACTTTGTCAGCTCACGTCACTGTGGTACTTTTGTTCTTTGGTCCAACCCTGTTTGTCTATACCTGGCCACACCCAAATTCACAAATGGACAAGTTTCTTGCTCTCTCTGATACAGTTCTCACTCCTTTTTTGAATCCAGTTATCTATACATTCAGGAATAAAGAGATGAAAGCAGCAATGAAGAGAGTATGCAAACAGCTAGTGATGTATAGGAAGATTTCACAAATGTTATGTTAA